Part of the Candidatus Zixiibacteriota bacterium genome is shown below.
CCATCCCTCTGTGGGTTCGACTTCAGTCGAACGGCGAAAGGTCACTGGTAGGGTCACAGGTGCCCCACCGCTTGAGGTGGGATTCCGGCGGCGGGTCACAAGTGCCCCACCGCCTGCGAAGCGTCCCGAGGAACGAGGGATTGCGGTGCGAGAGTTTTCTCCTCCCCTCGCCCTTTGGGAGAGGGGCCGGGGGTGAGGGTGTCATTGCGAGGAGCGAAGTCCACACCGTCGCGACGAAATTCGTCCCGTGCGACGAGCAAGAACGAAATATTATTCTCTCTTCATACAGGAGCTGTAATGGCTGAGAACTGGGGAAAAATCGTGCAGGTCATCGGCCCGACCGTCGACTGCGAGTTCGACTCCGACCGCCTGCCGAATCTTCTCAACGCCCTCAAGATTGAGGATCCCGCCAAGGGTATCAATCTGACGGTCGAAGTCGCCCTCCATATCGGCGACAACATCGTGCGCTGCGTCGCGCTCGCTTCCACTGACGGTCTCGTCCGTGGCATGAAAGTGCTCGACACCGGCGGACCGATCACCGTGCCGGTCGGCAAGGAATCGCTCGGTCGCTTGTTCAACCTGCTGGGGCAGCCGCTCGACTCGATCGGCGACATCCCGGCCACGACCAAGCGTTACCCGATTCATCGTCCCGCGCCGCTGCTCTCGGAGCAGGAAACCAAGTACACGCTCTTTGAAACGGGCATCAAGGTCATCGACCTGCTTGAACCTTATGCCAAGGGCGGCAAGGTCGGCCTCTTCGGCGGCGCCGGCGTCGGCAAAACCGTCATCATCCAGGAGTTGATCCGCAACATCGCTACCGAGCACGGCGGCTACTCCGTCTTCTGCGGCGTCGGCGAACGTACCCGCGAAGGCAACGACCTCTGGCTCGAAATGAAAGAGTCCGGCGTGCTTTCGAAGACCGCCCTCGTCTTTGGCCAGATGAACGAGCCCCCCGGCGCCCGTCTGCGTGTCGGCCTCTCCGGTTTGACGATGGCCGAATACTTCCGCGAGGAAGAACATCAGGACGTGCTCCTGTTCATCGACAACATTTTCCGTTTCGTGCAGGCCGGTTCGGAAGTGTCCGCGCTTTTGGGCCGTATGCCCTCGGCAGTCGGCTATCAGCCCA
Proteins encoded:
- a CDS encoding F0F1 ATP synthase subunit beta (Produces ATP from ADP in the presence of a proton gradient across the membrane. The beta chain is a regulatory subunit) gives rise to the protein MAENWGKIVQVIGPTVDCEFDSDRLPNLLNALKIEDPAKGINLTVEVALHIGDNIVRCVALASTDGLVRGMKVLDTGGPITVPVGKESLGRLFNLLGQPLDSIGDIPATTKRYPIHRPAPLLSEQETKYTLFETGIKVIDLLEPYAKGGKVGLFGGAGVGKTVIIQELIRNIATEHGGYSVFCGVGERTREGNDLWLEMKESGVLSKTALVFGQMNEPPGARLRVGLSGLTMAEYFREEEHQDVLLFIDNIFRFVQAGSEVSALLGRMPSAVGYQP